From Eleftheria terrae, the proteins below share one genomic window:
- the map gene encoding type I methionyl aminopeptidase, translated as MSITIKTGAEVDAMRLAGRLASEVLDYLTPHVKPGVTTEALDKLAHDYITQVQGAVPAPLNYAPPGYTPYPKSICTSINHQICHGIPNDRPLKSGDIVNIDVTVIKDGWHGDTSRMFVVGEGSILAKRLCQVTYEAMWRGIVKVKPGTRLGDIGNTIQTFAENAGFSVVHEFCGHGIGQRFHEEPQVLHYGRAGTLEELKPGMIFTIEPMINAGKRHIREMPDGWTIVTKDRSLSAQWEHTVLVTETGYEVLTLSEGYPPLPDFVTATAT; from the coding sequence ATGAGCATCACGATCAAAACCGGCGCCGAGGTGGACGCCATGCGCCTGGCAGGCCGCCTGGCCTCCGAAGTGCTGGACTACCTGACGCCGCACGTCAAGCCGGGGGTCACCACCGAGGCGCTGGACAAGCTGGCGCACGACTACATCACCCAGGTGCAGGGCGCCGTCCCGGCGCCCCTGAACTACGCACCGCCGGGCTACACGCCCTACCCCAAGTCGATCTGCACCTCCATCAACCACCAGATCTGCCACGGCATCCCGAACGACCGGCCGCTGAAGAGCGGTGACATCGTCAATATCGATGTCACCGTCATCAAGGACGGCTGGCACGGCGACACCAGCCGCATGTTCGTGGTCGGCGAGGGCTCCATCCTCGCCAAGCGCCTGTGCCAGGTGACCTACGAGGCGATGTGGCGAGGCATCGTCAAGGTCAAGCCCGGCACCCGCCTGGGCGACATTGGCAACACCATCCAGACCTTCGCCGAGAACGCCGGCTTCTCGGTGGTGCACGAGTTCTGCGGCCACGGCATCGGCCAGCGCTTCCACGAGGAGCCGCAAGTGCTGCACTACGGCCGCGCCGGCACGCTGGAAGAACTGAAGCCGGGCATGATCTTCACGATCGAGCCGATGATCAACGCCGGCAAGCGCCACATCCGCGAGATGCCGGACGGCTGGACCATCGTCACCAAGGACCGCTCGCTATCGGCGCAGTGGGAGCACACGGTGCTGGTCACCGAAACCGGCTACGAGGTGCTCACCTTGTCCGAAGGCTACCCGCCGCTGCCCGACTTCGTCACCGCCACCGCGACCTGA
- a CDS encoding [protein-PII] uridylyltransferase, with translation MTAQPREPMAPAVAPGDVTDLRARFRKGKADILDVFRQARPSAAAARRLLKSLTRHVDETLDGLWQHAFLPRGAALVAVGGYGRGELFPYSDVDVLVLLPDDTSLQHDANAALKSSIEGFITACWDIGLEIGSSVRSVSECLEEAERDVTVQTALLESRFLCGSKALYQHFRRAYERQLDAPAFLRAKTLEMRQRHQKYEDTPYSLEPNCKESPGGLRDLQVVLWVARAAGLGKTWAELAARGLVTSFEVKQLQRNEGMLKLIRARLHLVAGRREDRLVFDLQTSVAETFGFQATRARRASEALMHRYYWAAKAVAQLNQILMLNIEERISGSQDEPMRPIDAEFFDRAGMLEVASDDLYERDRHAILRTFLLYQQTPGVKGLSARTLRALYNARELMDSEFRRDPVNRQTFLQILKEPQGQTHAFRLMNQTSVLGRYLWVFRRIVGRMQHDLFHVYTVDQHILMVLRNVRRFFVPEHAHEYPFCSQLAAQFEQPYVLWVAALFHDVAKGRGGDHSDLGAEEVRRFCRDHQIPKDHARLIEFLVKHHLTMSRIAQKEDLSDPDVIQSFVQTVGDERCLTALYLLTVADIRGTSPKVWNAWKGKLLEDLYRLTLRALGGGKPNLDTEIEARKQEALHTLNLYSLLPGTQEALWKTLELSYFARHDAGDIAWHSRSLWRYVATDKPVVRARLSPVGEGLQVLVYAPDQADLFARICGYFDSAGFSILDAKVHTTKTGYALDTFQVISPSLDHHYRDLISLVENQLGLALVNSGPLPEPSRGRLSRRVKSFPVKPRVMLRPDERAQRWLLSVSASDRSGLLYSIARVLAKYGVNLQLAKVTTLGERVEDTFLIDGPALQQSKVQLEMESDLLDVLGP, from the coding sequence ATGACGGCCCAGCCCCGTGAGCCCATGGCCCCGGCCGTTGCGCCGGGCGACGTGACCGACCTGCGAGCCCGCTTCCGCAAGGGCAAGGCCGACATCCTGGACGTGTTCCGCCAGGCCCGGCCCAGCGCCGCGGCCGCGCGTCGCCTGCTCAAGAGCCTGACCCGGCATGTCGACGAGACGCTCGACGGCCTCTGGCAGCATGCCTTCCTGCCGCGCGGCGCGGCGCTGGTCGCAGTGGGCGGCTATGGGCGGGGCGAGCTGTTCCCGTACTCCGACGTGGACGTGCTGGTGCTGCTGCCGGACGACACCTCGCTGCAGCACGATGCGAATGCCGCGCTGAAGTCCAGCATCGAGGGATTCATCACCGCCTGCTGGGACATCGGGCTGGAGATCGGCTCCAGCGTGCGCAGCGTGAGCGAATGCCTGGAGGAAGCCGAGCGCGACGTGACGGTGCAGACGGCGCTGCTCGAATCGCGCTTCCTGTGCGGCTCCAAGGCGCTGTACCAGCACTTCCGCCGGGCCTATGAACGGCAGCTGGACGCACCGGCCTTCCTGCGCGCCAAGACGCTGGAGATGCGCCAGCGCCATCAGAAGTACGAGGACACGCCCTACTCGCTGGAGCCCAACTGCAAGGAAAGCCCGGGCGGCCTGCGCGACCTGCAGGTGGTGCTGTGGGTCGCACGCGCCGCCGGCCTGGGCAAGACCTGGGCGGAGCTGGCCGCCCGCGGGCTGGTGACCTCCTTCGAGGTCAAGCAGCTGCAGCGCAACGAGGGCATGCTCAAGCTGATCCGTGCCCGGCTGCACCTGGTGGCCGGCCGCCGCGAGGACCGGCTGGTGTTCGACCTGCAGACCTCGGTGGCCGAGACCTTCGGCTTCCAGGCCACGCGGGCGCGGCGCGCCTCGGAAGCGCTGATGCACCGCTACTACTGGGCCGCCAAGGCGGTGGCCCAGCTGAACCAGATCCTGATGCTCAACATCGAGGAGCGCATCAGCGGCTCGCAGGACGAGCCGATGCGCCCGATCGACGCCGAGTTCTTCGACCGCGCCGGCATGCTCGAGGTGGCCAGCGACGACCTGTACGAGCGCGACCGCCACGCCATCCTGCGCACCTTCCTGCTCTACCAGCAGACGCCGGGCGTGAAGGGCCTGTCGGCCCGCACGCTGCGGGCGCTGTACAACGCCCGCGAGCTGATGGACAGCGAGTTCCGCCGCGACCCGGTGAACCGCCAGACCTTCCTGCAGATCCTGAAGGAGCCGCAGGGCCAGACGCATGCCTTCCGGCTGATGAACCAGACCAGCGTGCTGGGCCGCTACCTGTGGGTGTTCCGCCGCATCGTCGGGCGCATGCAGCACGACCTGTTCCATGTCTACACCGTGGACCAGCACATCCTGATGGTGCTGCGCAACGTGCGGCGCTTCTTCGTGCCCGAGCATGCGCATGAGTACCCGTTCTGCTCCCAGCTGGCGGCGCAGTTCGAGCAGCCCTATGTGCTGTGGGTGGCGGCGCTCTTCCACGACGTGGCCAAGGGCCGTGGCGGCGACCATTCCGACCTCGGCGCCGAGGAGGTGAGGCGCTTCTGCCGCGACCACCAGATCCCGAAGGACCATGCGCGGCTGATCGAATTCCTGGTGAAGCACCACCTCACCATGTCGCGCATCGCCCAGAAGGAAGACCTGAGCGATCCTGACGTGATCCAGTCCTTCGTGCAGACGGTGGGCGACGAGCGCTGCCTGACCGCGCTGTACCTGCTCACGGTGGCCGACATCCGTGGCACCAGCCCCAAGGTCTGGAACGCCTGGAAAGGCAAGCTGCTGGAAGACCTGTACCGGCTGACGCTGCGGGCGCTGGGCGGCGGCAAGCCGAACCTCGACACTGAGATCGAAGCGCGCAAGCAGGAAGCCCTGCACACGCTCAACCTGTATTCGCTCTTGCCCGGCACGCAGGAAGCGCTGTGGAAGACGCTGGAGCTGAGCTATTTCGCCCGCCACGATGCCGGCGACATCGCCTGGCACAGCCGCTCGCTGTGGCGCTACGTGGCCACCGACAAGCCGGTGGTGCGGGCCCGCCTGTCGCCGGTGGGCGAAGGACTCCAGGTGCTGGTGTACGCGCCCGACCAGGCCGACCTGTTCGCCCGCATCTGCGGCTATTTCGACAGCGCCGGCTTCAGCATCCTGGATGCCAAGGTCCACACCACCAAGACCGGCTATGCGCTGGACACCTTCCAGGTGATCTCGCCCAGCCTGGACCACCACTACCGCGACCTGATCTCGCTGGTGGAGAACCAGCTGGGCCTGGCCCTGGTCAATTCGGGCCCGTTGCCCGAGCCCAGCCGGGGCCGGCTGTCGCGCCGGGTCAAGTCCTTCCCGGTCAAGCCGCGCGTCATGCTGCGGCCGGACGAACGGGCCCAGCGCTGGCTGCTGAGCGTGTCGGCCAGCGACCGCTCAGGCCTGCTTTATTCCATTGCACGGGTGCTGGCCAAGTACGGCGTCAACCTGCAGCTGGCCAAGGTCACCACCCTGGGCGAACGGGTGGAAGACACCTTCCTGATCGACGGGCCGGCGCTGCAGCAGAGCAAGGTGCAGCTGGAGATGGAGTCGGACCTGCTCGACGTGCTGGGGCCGTGA
- the purL gene encoding phosphoribosylformylglycinamidine synthase: protein MTATAQHLLHFEGGNALSAFRAQALLPRLQAINPRITAVHARHVHWVWAPQPLASGEQEKLAALLNYGDPYAGPTDGELIVVTPRLGTVSPWASKATDIAHNCGLAVKRVERVTEFRLTIKGGLLGGVKRLEPAELQAAAALLHDRMTESAVLERSAAAHLFDEQPGKPMEHVDLLGRGRTALEAANRDFGLALSDDEIDYLVQAFTALKRNPSDVELMMFAQANSEHCRHKIFNARFTIDGVEQERSMFQMIRNTHQLAPQHTVVAYSDNAAVMEGGPIERWAPAGHTDGPQYVARPEVSHVLMKVETHNHPTAISPFPGASTGAGGEIRDEGATGRGSRPKSGLTGFSVSNLHLPGTTEPWEREPYGKPEHIASPLQIMIDGPLGGAAFNNEFGRPNLGGYFRVYEQTVAGVRRGYHKPIMIAGGLGSIPEGQTHKLPFGAGTLLIQLGGPGMRIGMGGGAASSMAAGANTAELDFDSVQRGNPEIQRRAQEVINHCWNLGERNPVLAIHDVGAGGISNAFPELVDGAGKGATFDMRRVPLEESGLAPKEIWCNESQERYVLAIAPESLPLFESMCERERCPFAVIGVASDDQALVLEDGPGGERVIDMPMDVLLGKPPKVHRDVRRVSRQGEPLQLAEVSLAQVGLDVLRHPTVASKRFLISIGDRTVGGLNHRDQMVGPWQVPVADCAVTLADYAGFRGEAMSMGERTPLASLDAPASGRMAVAEAITNLLAAPIELPRVKLSCNWMAACGEPGEDAALYDTVRAVGMELCPALGISVPVGKDSLSMRTRWNEAGAEKQVTAPVSLIVSAFATLGDVRGTLTPQLRTDCGDTSLILVDLGQGRNRLGGSMLAQVLGQPGDLVPDLDDPEALKQLVAAVNRLRSEGKLLAYHDRSDGGLWAAVCEMAFAGHCGVSLNVDLLVTEGDGITDSRAEYGDSKNWASQVGARRNELMLRALFSEEIGVVLQVRADERDATLQTLREFGLSRHSHVIGKPNDRGVVEVWRDVKLQFSAPLEQLHKVWDEVSWRIAQLRDNPACADSEHAAAGRADDPGLHVKPSFDPSENVAAAFIGQARPKVAILREQGVNSHLEMAYAMSQAGFDTFDVHMSDLQRGGTQLAQFQGIVACGGFSYGDTLGAGEGWARSVMFNPRLAEQFQAFFGRSDTFALGVCNGCQMMAALSPIIPGAQDWPKFTRNKSEQFEARLSLVEVLDSPSIFFSGMAGSRMPIAVAHGEGYADFSQRGNAERVHAAMRFVDNMGLATETYPANPNGSPGGLTAVTTADGRFTVLMPHPERVFRNVQMSWTSGDPAAHSPWMRMFANARKWVG from the coding sequence GTGACCGCGACTGCCCAACACCTCCTCCACTTCGAGGGCGGCAATGCCCTTTCAGCGTTCCGAGCCCAGGCCTTGCTGCCCCGCCTGCAGGCCATCAACCCCCGCATCACCGCGGTGCACGCACGCCATGTCCACTGGGTCTGGGCGCCGCAGCCGCTGGCCAGCGGCGAGCAGGAGAAGCTGGCCGCGCTGCTGAACTACGGCGACCCGTATGCCGGCCCGACCGACGGCGAGCTGATCGTGGTCACGCCGCGCCTGGGCACCGTGTCGCCCTGGGCCTCCAAGGCGACCGATATCGCGCACAACTGCGGCCTGGCCGTCAAGCGGGTGGAGCGGGTGACCGAGTTCCGCCTGACGATCAAGGGCGGCCTGCTCGGCGGCGTCAAGCGCCTGGAGCCGGCCGAGCTGCAGGCGGCCGCCGCGCTGCTGCACGACCGCATGACCGAGTCGGCTGTGCTGGAGCGCTCGGCCGCCGCCCACCTGTTCGACGAGCAACCCGGCAAGCCGATGGAGCACGTCGACCTGCTCGGCCGCGGCCGCACCGCGCTGGAGGCGGCCAACCGCGACTTCGGCCTGGCACTGTCGGACGACGAGATCGACTACCTGGTGCAGGCTTTCACCGCGCTCAAGCGCAACCCGAGCGACGTCGAGCTGATGATGTTCGCGCAGGCCAACAGCGAGCACTGCCGGCACAAGATCTTCAACGCCCGCTTCACCATTGACGGCGTCGAGCAGGAGCGCTCGATGTTCCAGATGATCCGCAACACCCACCAGCTGGCACCGCAGCACACGGTGGTGGCCTATTCCGACAACGCGGCGGTGATGGAAGGTGGCCCGATCGAGCGCTGGGCGCCGGCCGGCCACACCGACGGCCCGCAGTACGTTGCGCGGCCCGAGGTGTCCCATGTGCTGATGAAGGTCGAGACGCACAACCACCCGACCGCCATCTCGCCCTTCCCCGGCGCCTCCACCGGTGCTGGCGGCGAGATCCGCGACGAAGGCGCGACCGGCCGCGGCTCCCGGCCCAAGTCGGGCCTGACCGGCTTCTCGGTGTCCAACCTGCACCTGCCCGGCACCACCGAGCCCTGGGAGCGCGAGCCCTATGGCAAGCCCGAGCACATCGCCAGCCCGCTGCAGATCATGATCGACGGCCCGCTTGGCGGCGCCGCCTTCAACAATGAATTTGGCCGGCCCAACCTGGGCGGCTATTTCCGCGTCTATGAGCAGACGGTGGCCGGCGTGCGGCGCGGCTACCACAAGCCGATCATGATCGCTGGTGGCCTCGGCAGCATTCCCGAGGGCCAGACGCACAAGCTGCCCTTTGGCGCCGGCACGCTGCTGATCCAGCTGGGCGGCCCCGGCATGCGCATCGGCATGGGCGGCGGCGCGGCCAGCTCCATGGCCGCCGGCGCCAACACCGCCGAGCTGGACTTCGACTCGGTGCAGCGCGGCAACCCCGAGATCCAGCGCCGCGCCCAGGAAGTCATCAACCATTGCTGGAACCTGGGCGAGCGCAACCCGGTGCTGGCCATCCACGACGTCGGTGCCGGCGGCATCTCCAACGCCTTCCCCGAGCTGGTGGACGGTGCCGGCAAGGGCGCCACCTTCGACATGCGCCGCGTGCCGCTGGAAGAAAGCGGCCTGGCGCCGAAGGAGATCTGGTGCAACGAAAGCCAGGAGCGCTATGTCCTGGCGATCGCACCCGAGAGCCTGCCCTTGTTCGAGAGCATGTGCGAGCGTGAGCGCTGCCCCTTCGCCGTGATCGGCGTGGCCAGCGACGACCAGGCCCTGGTGCTGGAAGACGGCCCCGGCGGCGAACGCGTGATCGACATGCCGATGGACGTGCTGCTGGGCAAGCCGCCCAAGGTGCACCGCGACGTGCGGCGCGTGAGCCGCCAGGGCGAGCCGCTGCAGCTGGCCGAGGTGTCGCTGGCCCAGGTGGGCCTGGACGTGCTGCGCCACCCGACAGTGGCCAGCAAGCGTTTCCTGATCAGCATCGGCGACCGCACGGTGGGCGGCCTGAACCACCGCGACCAGATGGTCGGTCCCTGGCAGGTGCCGGTGGCCGACTGCGCGGTCACGCTGGCCGACTATGCCGGCTTCCGCGGCGAGGCCATGAGCATGGGCGAGCGCACGCCGCTGGCCAGCCTGGATGCGCCGGCGTCCGGCCGCATGGCGGTGGCCGAGGCCATCACCAACCTGCTGGCCGCGCCCATCGAGCTGCCGCGGGTGAAGCTGTCGTGCAACTGGATGGCCGCCTGCGGCGAGCCGGGCGAAGACGCCGCGCTGTACGACACCGTGCGTGCGGTGGGCATGGAGCTGTGCCCGGCGCTTGGCATCTCGGTGCCGGTGGGCAAGGACTCCTTGTCGATGCGCACCCGCTGGAACGAAGCCGGCGCCGAGAAGCAGGTAACGGCGCCCGTCTCCCTGATCGTCTCCGCCTTCGCCACGCTGGGCGACGTGCGCGGCACGCTGACGCCCCAGCTGCGCACCGATTGCGGCGATACCAGCCTGATCCTGGTCGACCTGGGCCAGGGCCGCAACCGCCTGGGCGGCTCGATGCTGGCCCAGGTGCTGGGCCAGCCGGGCGACCTGGTGCCCGACCTGGACGACCCCGAAGCGCTCAAGCAGCTGGTGGCGGCCGTCAACCGGCTGCGCAGCGAGGGCAAGCTGCTGGCCTACCACGACCGCTCCGACGGCGGCCTGTGGGCGGCAGTGTGCGAGATGGCCTTTGCCGGCCATTGCGGCGTCTCGCTGAACGTGGACCTGCTGGTGACCGAGGGCGACGGCATCACCGACAGCCGGGCCGAGTACGGCGACTCGAAGAACTGGGCCAGCCAAGTGGGGGCGCGGCGCAACGAGCTGATGCTGCGCGCGCTGTTCTCCGAGGAAATCGGCGTGGTGCTGCAGGTGCGCGCCGACGAGCGTGACGCCACGCTGCAGACCCTGCGCGAGTTCGGCCTGTCGCGCCACAGCCATGTCATCGGCAAGCCCAACGACCGCGGCGTGGTCGAGGTGTGGCGCGATGTCAAGCTGCAGTTCTCGGCGCCGCTGGAGCAGCTGCACAAGGTGTGGGACGAGGTGTCGTGGCGCATTGCGCAGCTGCGCGACAACCCGGCCTGTGCCGACAGCGAACATGCCGCCGCCGGCCGCGCCGACGACCCGGGCCTGCACGTGAAGCCGAGCTTCGACCCGAGCGAGAACGTCGCGGCCGCCTTCATCGGCCAGGCCCGGCCGAAGGTGGCCATCCTGCGGGAGCAGGGCGTCAACTCGCACCTGGAGATGGCATACGCCATGTCACAGGCCGGCTTCGACACCTTCGACGTGCACATGAGCGACCTGCAGCGCGGCGGCACGCAGCTGGCGCAGTTCCAGGGCATCGTGGCCTGCGGCGGCTTCAGCTACGGCGACACCCTGGGGGCGGGCGAGGGCTGGGCCCGCTCGGTGATGTTCAACCCGCGGCTGGCCGAGCAGTTCCAGGCCTTCTTTGGCCGCAGCGACACCTTCGCGCTGGGCGTGTGCAACGGCTGCCAGATGATGGCGGCCCTGTCGCCCATCATCCCCGGCGCGCAGGACTGGCCCAAGTTCACCCGCAACAAGAGCGAGCAGTTCGAGGCCCGGCTGAGCCTGGTGGAGGTGCTCGACAGCCCGTCGATCTTCTTCAGCGGCATGGCCGGCAGCCGCATGCCCATCGCGGTGGCGCACGGCGAGGGGTATGCCGACTTCTCGCAGCGCGGCAATGCCGAGCGGGTGCATGCGGCGAT